In Juglans microcarpa x Juglans regia isolate MS1-56 chromosome 8D, Jm3101_v1.0, whole genome shotgun sequence, the following are encoded in one genomic region:
- the LOC121243034 gene encoding thaumatin-like protein 1b — MMKSSLSVSCLTLAFFFLSGAQSARITFRNNCPNTIWPGTLTADQKPQLSTTGFELASKAFTSLDVQAPWKGRFWARTGCSTDASGRFSCATAECASGKIACNGNGAVPPASLVEINIVENGGQDFYDVSLVDGFNLPVSVSTEGGTGDCRTSSCSANVNAACPADLQVKDVDGSVIACKSACIAFHQPQYCCTDGFNTPATCPPTNYSMIFENQCPQAYSYAYDDVNSTFTCSAASNYVITFCP, encoded by the exons ATGATGAAGAGTAGCCTTTCAGTTTCCTGCCTCACCTTggctttctttttcctctctg GTGCTCAATCCGCTAGGATAACTTTCAGAAACAATTGTCCCAATACCATCTGGCCAGGAACCCTAACTGCTGATCAGAAACCTCAACTATCAACAACCGGATTTGAGTTAGCATCCAAAGCATTCACATCACTAGATGTCCAAGCTCCATGGAAAGGCCGTTTTTGGGCACGAACTGGTTGCTCCACGGATGCCTCAGGAAGGTTCTCTTGTGCTACTGCAGAATGCGCCTCTGGAAAGATTGCATGCAATGGCAATGGTGCAGTCCCGCCGGCATCTTTAGTGGAAATAAACATAGTAGAGAATGGTGGGCAAGACTTTTATGATGTCAGCCTTGTCGATGGCTTCAACTTGCCTGTTTCAGTGAGCACAGAAGGTGGGACTGGTGATTGCCGGACCTCGAGTTGCTCGGCCAATGTGAACGCGGCTTGCCCAGCAGATCTGCAAGTGAAAGACGTGGATGGGAGTGTAATCGCATGCAAGAGCGCATGCATAGCATTCCATCAGCCACAATACTGCTGCACTGATGGTTTCAATACCCCAGCAACATGTCCTCCCACGAACTATTCAATGATCTTCGAGAATCAATGCCCTCAAGCTTATAGCTATGCTTATGATGATGTGAACAGCACCTTTACCTGCTCTGCTGCATCTAATTATGTTATCACTTTCTGCCCTTAA